GTATTCGAGCAGGGACCAGAGGATGATCGCTGTTCCCTGAAACAGAAAGAACCAGTGCAGGTTCTCTTTGGAGATACGTTTGCCTATGAAAAAAGGGCCGATCATCAGTCCAAGGGCTCTGGTGGCATTCATCAGTCCTATGGCCAGCGGTACGGCGATGAGCTCTTTGTACCGGAGGTCTGCCAGCAGGGTAATGAGCGCATCGAAGCTGGTCAGTCCTATGGCAGCATGAAGTAAAATGAGATGAATGAGTTTTGTATGGGATCTTAGGTAATGGAATCCCTCTTTGAGCATCTGCCAGTTCGAAGCGAGGTGCACTGCTTTTTCGAGATCGAGCTGCAGGCCGAGCAAGAGTAGTACGGCAGCAGTGTAGAGCAGTGCATCAATGATGAAGGCAGTGTCAAAGCCAAGAAAGTAGGTGACGATACCTCCGACGGCCATGCCTGCAGCATAGGTGAAAGACCAGATGATGGAGTGGATCTCGTTGGTGTTCTTGAGCATCTCCCCTTTGATGAGCTTCGGGAAAAGTGCCATTTCGGCAGAAAAGAGCATGGATGCTGCAGAAGAACGTATGAAGATGAGCAGCATCAATACCCAGACCCAGGCCAGAGAATTGATGAAGATGAACCCGACGGTGGCTGTGATCTCTATGAGAAGGAGGGTGAGCATCAGTTTTTTGAAATCGATCCTGTCAATGACAATGCCGATGAGCGGAGCCAGTATGACTGCAGGCAGCATTGCCATGGCAGCGGTCAAAGCAATGGTGACCTCGTTCGCCCCGAAAGAGACGATCATCGAAAAGATGGCAACCTGTGAGAACCAGGTACCGAAATAGGAGATCAACTGTATGAGTGAGAGTCTGGCAACGATAGGGTGCTTAAGGGTTTCTCTATAGGTCATACAACTGTTTATGATTCATCGTTCAGACCGTAACGGATCTGTCTTCTTTCAAGCAGGTCAATATAGCGATGAAAGGCCTCTTTGGCTTTCTTTTCATCGTGTGAAGCGACAGAGATGGAGACCCGCCATCCGTCGGTGTAGAGTTTAGGCAGGGAGGAGAACTCTACATCTTTCGGCATCTGCTCCATCACCTCTATGAGTTCATTCTCTTTACAAAGCGCAGTGAGGGTATAACGGTAGTAGGTCTTTGTCTCCGGCAGCAGCTTCTCTACGATCTCTTCTACCATGGGGTGGCTCATTTCCGGAAAACCGGGCATGAAAAAGTAACGCTCATCCAGAGAGAAGGCCGGCATTTTGTTCACCGGATTGTCAAGCAGTTTTGCCCCTTTGGGCAGTTGCGCCATTTTAATGGGGTGAGGGTAGGCATCTTCTCCCAGTTTCTCTTCTATGATCTGCTTTGCTTCAGGATGTACCCGAAGCACACCGTCTTTTAGTGCGATGGAAGCACATTTTCGGGTATGGTCATCCGGTGTGGAGCCGATACCGCCGAATGAGAAGAGTACGGGGTTGGGCTGTGAAGCGATGAATTTGATGGTCTGCACAATGAGTGCCGGGTCGTCCTCTATGATGAATGAGGCTGAAAGTTTAGCCCCTTTTTTTGCCAATGTTCTGGTGACGAAGTCAAAGTGCTTGTCCTGACGCCGTCGGTTGAGGATCTCTGTACCGATGATGAGGGTGAAAAATGTAGGTTCAGGCATATTGTGCTCTTTCTGAACGCTCAGAGCTGAACACTGAACGCTGGGTTATTCTTCAATATAATTTTTAAGTTTACGTCCTACTTTAGGGTGTTTCAGCTTCTTGATCGCGGAAGACTCGATCTGTCTGACACGCTCTCTTGTGACATTGAGCTCCTTGCCGATCTCTTCAAGGGTTCTGTCACTCTCATCTTCAAGCAGACCGAAGCGCATACGGATGACTGCCTTTTCTCTTTCATTGAGCTGGTCAAGAACTTCGTCTATCTGGTTGTTAAGGTCGTCTTTGAGGACAACATCGGTCGGAGAAAGGGTGGTCTTGTCTTCGATGAAGTCACCGAATCTTCCGTCATCCTCGTCACCTACAGGTGTTTCAAGAGAGACAGGCTCTTTTGTGATCTTGATGACATTCTTCACTTTGTCGACAGTCAGGCCGACCTCTTTGGCGATCGTTTCAAGATCGGGCTCTTTACCAGTCTCCTGAAGATGTTTTCTGATGATCTTGTTGATACGGTTGATCGTTTCGATCATATGGATCGGGATACGGATGGTTCTTGCCTGGTCCGCGATGGCACGGCTGATCGCCTGGCGGATCCACCATGTGGCATAGGTGGAGAATTTGTACCCTTTTTCATATTCGAACTTGTCAACAGCTTTCATAAGGCCGATGTTACCCTCCTG
The window above is part of the Sulfurovum riftiae genome. Proteins encoded here:
- a CDS encoding MFS transporter, with amino-acid sequence MTYRETLKHPIVARLSLIQLISYFGTWFSQVAIFSMIVSFGANEVTIALTAAMAMLPAVILAPLIGIVIDRIDFKKLMLTLLLIEITATVGFIFINSLAWVWVLMLLIFIRSSAASMLFSAEMALFPKLIKGEMLKNTNEIHSIIWSFTYAAGMAVGGIVTYFLGFDTAFIIDALLYTAAVLLLLGLQLDLEKAVHLASNWQMLKEGFHYLRSHTKLIHLILLHAAIGLTSFDALITLLADLRYKELIAVPLAIGLMNATRALGLMIGPFFIGKRISKENLHWFFLFQGTAIILWSLLEYNFHLALLALFVTGFFITTLWSYTYLLIQEETEKQYMGRVISYNDMFFMLSNVSTALFIGYAAQAGLSLEAVTATLGLGFIFFALYYLWFKKTYL
- a CDS encoding competence/damage-inducible protein A, translated to MPEPTFFTLIIGTEILNRRRQDKHFDFVTRTLAKKGAKLSASFIIEDDPALIVQTIKFIASQPNPVLFSFGGIGSTPDDHTRKCASIALKDGVLRVHPEAKQIIEEKLGEDAYPHPIKMAQLPKGAKLLDNPVNKMPAFSLDERYFFMPGFPEMSHPMVEEIVEKLLPETKTYYRYTLTALCKENELIEVMEQMPKDVEFSSLPKLYTDGWRVSISVASHDEKKAKEAFHRYIDLLERRQIRYGLNDES